The following proteins come from a genomic window of Leptospira bandrabouensis:
- a CDS encoding ribbon-helix-helix protein, CopG family: protein MISLRLPEELEKKLSEVAKIENKSKSEVIKESLVYYIDHFAKQPSAYELGEKYFGLYKSGISDKSTNHQKYIKDVLIKKQK from the coding sequence ATGATAAGCCTAAGATTACCAGAAGAACTAGAAAAAAAACTTTCAGAAGTTGCAAAAATTGAAAACAAAAGTAAATCAGAAGTAATTAAAGAATCTTTAGTTTACTATATTGATCATTTTGCAAAACAACCTTCTGCCTATGAATTAGGTGAAAAGTATTTCGGTTTATATAAAAGTGGGATTTCTGACAAATCAACTAACCATCAAAAATATATTAAAGATGTTTTAATCAAGAAACAAAAATGA
- the vapC gene encoding type II toxin-antitoxin system tRNA(fMet)-specific endonuclease VapC: MNYFLDTNICIYFLKGKNDKIENNIKKLNPNRIKIPSIVKAELLLGALKSQNPKKNRNVILDFLDPFEIVGFNDIESEIYAEIRSNLESKGLPIGPNDLIIASIVLNNNGILVTNNEKEFARINSLKLENWT; the protein is encoded by the coding sequence TTGAATTATTTTTTAGATACAAATATATGTATTTATTTCCTAAAAGGTAAAAACGATAAAATTGAAAACAATATTAAGAAACTAAATCCAAACAGAATTAAAATTCCATCTATTGTAAAAGCAGAACTTTTATTAGGAGCACTCAAAAGCCAAAATCCTAAAAAAAATAGAAATGTCATCTTAGATTTTCTAGATCCTTTTGAAATAGTCGGCTTTAATGATATAGAATCTGAAATTTACGCGGAAATTCGTTCAAATTTAGAATCAAAAGGATTACCAATTGGACCAAATGATCTTATTATTGCTTCAATCGTATTAAATAACAATGGTATTCTTGTCACAAATAATGAAAAAGAATTTGCAAGAATAAATTCTCTTAAACTCGAAAATTGGACTTAG
- a CDS encoding type II toxin-antitoxin system RelE/ParE family toxin, with amino-acid sequence MWEIESTEEIDNWLRKLDLSTKEEILAHFYLLQQKGPLLGRPFADSIQGSKIKNLKELRIQVKLKVIRIFFVFTEGRIGLLLAGGDKRGNDKRFYEEMIPMVEKIYTNWLIKNGTKSDENKSKKKSNRKS; translated from the coding sequence GTGTGGGAAATTGAATCTACTGAAGAGATAGATAATTGGCTTCGAAAACTCGATTTAAGCACTAAAGAAGAAATCCTTGCTCACTTTTATCTTTTACAACAAAAAGGACCTCTTCTAGGAAGACCTTTTGCTGATTCAATTCAAGGTTCTAAGATCAAAAATCTTAAAGAACTTCGTATTCAAGTTAAGTTAAAAGTAATTAGAATCTTTTTCGTTTTCACAGAAGGAAGAATTGGCTTATTACTTGCTGGTGGCGATAAAAGAGGAAATGATAAAAGGTTTTATGAAGAAATGATTCCAATGGTAGAAAAAATTTACACGAATTGGTTAATCAAAAACGGGACGAAAAGTGATGAAAACAAAAGTAAAAAGAAATCCAATAGAAAATCTTGA
- a CDS encoding nucleotidyltransferase family protein, producing the protein MAIVELLDSNSIQNSLKNYKKELDILGVETIHLFGSVARNEAKQNSDIDFLVKFKSGMKNFDNYINLTFLLEEIFKVKVDLLTTESISGSLKNSVESESVLIEV; encoded by the coding sequence ATGGCGATTGTAGAACTTCTAGATTCTAACTCTATTCAAAACTCCTTAAAAAATTACAAAAAGGAATTGGATATTCTAGGAGTGGAGACCATTCATCTTTTTGGATCTGTCGCTAGAAATGAAGCAAAACAAAATAGTGATATTGATTTCCTGGTCAAATTCAAGTCTGGAATGAAAAATTTTGATAATTATATTAATCTAACATTTCTACTTGAAGAAATTTTTAAAGTAAAAGTTGATTTACTTACTACTGAATCTATATCTGGTTCTCTCAAAAATTCCGTTGAAAGTGAGTCAGTATTAATTGAAGTCTGA
- a CDS encoding XRE family transcriptional regulator, whose product MKTKVKRNPIENLEKSLPAESIARAKHKAEQMLFQINLAELRKLVGLRQEDITNFSQSGLSKLESRKDMKISTLIDYLDSLGMDLEIKARLRNKKDGKSKKEFVLLKAS is encoded by the coding sequence ATGAAAACAAAAGTAAAAAGAAATCCAATAGAAAATCTTGAAAAATCGCTTCCTGCTGAAAGTATTGCGAGAGCAAAACATAAAGCTGAACAAATGCTTTTTCAGATTAATCTAGCCGAATTAAGAAAACTTGTCGGACTAAGACAAGAAGATATTACTAATTTTTCACAATCTGGACTCTCTAAACTCGAATCTAGGAAAGATATGAAAATTTCTACTTTAATTGATTATTTGGATAGTCTCGGAATGGATTTAGAAATTAAAGCAAGACTAAGAAATAAAAAAGATGGAAAGTCTAAAAAAGAATTTGTTCTCCTAAAAGCCTCCTAA
- a CDS encoding toxin-antitoxin system, antitoxin component: MPQLSLYIDQDTLKKIELAAKKEKVSISQWVKGKLQSSFEKKWPENFFQLYGSIEDNSFNKPESLDFKNDNKREAF; encoded by the coding sequence ATGCCACAACTATCATTATATATAGATCAAGATACGCTCAAAAAAATTGAATTAGCTGCCAAAAAGGAAAAGGTTTCTATATCTCAATGGGTTAAAGGAAAATTACAGAGTTCTTTTGAAAAAAAATGGCCTGAAAATTTTTTCCAGTTATACGGTTCAATAGAAGATAATTCCTTTAATAAACCAGAATCCTTAGACTTTAAAAATGATAACAAGAGAGAAGCTTTTTGA
- a CDS encoding HepT-like ribonuclease domain-containing protein, which yields MKSDLDYIKHIYNEILFLKDELSKTDENSFLNNNVLKRAFVRSIEIIGEASNKLSDSFKKKHNQPEWRKFSATRNHLIHGYFIVDYDIVWDLVKNKIPILEIQIKEILQKEKTLFD from the coding sequence TTGAAGTCTGACTTAGATTATATTAAGCATATATATAATGAAATTCTCTTTCTAAAAGATGAATTATCAAAAACTGATGAAAATTCATTTCTTAATAATAATGTCCTAAAACGAGCATTTGTCCGAAGTATCGAGATTATTGGCGAAGCCTCTAACAAACTTTCTGATTCTTTTAAGAAAAAACATAACCAACCTGAATGGCGAAAATTTTCTGCAACGAGAAATCATTTAATACATGGCTACTTCATCGTTGATTATGATATCGTTTGGGATCTTGTTAAAAATAAAATTCCAATCCTTGAAATTCAGATTAAAGAAATTTTACAAAAAGAAAAAACACTTTTTGATTAA
- a CDS encoding putative phage abortive infection protein: MKIPISLLIILTFAPLVTYIYNFGFGFSDKIETWGVFGDFIGGVLNPILSFSTLIAVLYSLKIQRDEFTEVQRKESFQIYENKKHNFETTFFNFINHLNNLINSFQQNIEYSSSLEIDMVNTQPGRVTFYQNIADSLSEFEKDSEQNIYSLIQNAILKIYFKYIWNILKYIADTKLIEENEKHFYCEIFKSQLSSDEIKFITKALSKIDKKLYDKLLVFDFFTDTFSSGPD; encoded by the coding sequence ATGAAAATACCTATCTCCCTTTTGATTATATTAACTTTTGCTCCCTTGGTTACTTATATCTATAATTTTGGTTTCGGTTTTTCAGATAAAATCGAAACTTGGGGTGTCTTTGGTGACTTTATAGGTGGAGTTCTTAACCCGATTTTAAGTTTTTCCACACTCATTGCAGTTTTATACTCTCTAAAAATACAAAGAGATGAATTTACGGAAGTTCAAAGAAAAGAAAGTTTTCAGATTTACGAAAACAAAAAACATAATTTCGAAACTACTTTTTTTAATTTTATTAACCACCTGAACAACCTGATTAATTCATTTCAACAAAATATAGAATACAGTAGTAGCCTAGAAATTGATATGGTAAATACCCAACCCGGCAGAGTAACATTCTATCAAAACATTGCCGATAGTTTATCTGAATTTGAAAAAGATAGCGAACAAAATATTTATTCATTAATACAAAATGCAATCCTAAAAATTTATTTCAAATATATCTGGAACATATTAAAATATATAGCTGACACAAAACTAATTGAAGAAAATGAAAAACACTTTTATTGCGAAATTTTCAAATCACAATTAAGTTCTGATGAAATAAAGTTTATTACGAAAGCGCTATCTAAAATAGATAAAAAACTTTATGATAAATTATTAGTTTTTGATTTTTTTACTGATACTTTTTCATCTGGGCCTGATTAA
- a CDS encoding type II toxin-antitoxin system VapC family toxin codes for MIKAIIDTGPIVAFFDESDNYCLQCRSFLKNFKGKLFTTLAVVTEVSYLLSDNKRIQKAFIEWIDNNAISILNQDNEQFSSILFYMEKYSDRPMDFADASLLTISEVYEIPNIFTLDSDFRFYKSKKGKSLKIINESMIKG; via the coding sequence ATGATTAAAGCCATTATTGATACTGGACCTATAGTTGCCTTTTTTGACGAATCTGATAATTATTGCCTACAATGCAGATCATTTCTTAAAAATTTTAAAGGCAAATTATTCACTACGCTTGCGGTAGTAACCGAAGTATCTTACTTATTATCTGATAACAAAAGAATACAAAAGGCATTTATCGAATGGATTGATAACAATGCGATATCAATTTTAAATCAGGATAATGAACAATTTAGTTCAATTCTATTTTATATGGAAAAATATTCCGATCGACCAATGGATTTTGCGGACGCTTCGCTTTTGACAATTTCAGAGGTATATGAAATTCCCAATATTTTCACTTTAGATAGTGATTTCAGGTTTTATAAATCAAAGAAAGGAAAATCTTTAAAAATCATAAATGAAAGCATGATTAAAGGTTAA